The DNA region ATCTTCTGTATCTTTATTGGCAAAAATATAAAATAAACTGGTTGAATGTAAAAGTCCTACTTTTTCTTTACCAAATATCTGTTTCATTGTCTCAAACATTGCATTTGTAGATGTTCTATTTGGTAATACATAAAACATTTTTCTTTTGCTCCATAATGTAGCAAGTCCTGTTTTACCAAGTCCGGTATCTGCTACTAAAACGAGATTCTCTCTATCTTTAAATTTTTTCTGAAAATCTCTTAAATTTCTCGGTTTATTATTTTTTTCAAGATAATTTAAAAATAAATCTTCCCTATTTTCTTTTATAGGCTCTTCTTCTATTATCAAATCTTCTCCGGAAGCTGAATGGTCTATCCTAATAAGTAATCCGGATATTTTTATAACTGATTTTACAAAATTATCATTATTTTTCAATTTATCATTTAATTTTTTTATATCTCCTATGTTATCAATAATATATTCAAAACGTTTTTTATAAAAATTGGCTGTTTGTGGAGTTAAACTATTTATTCCTATATGGGAGAAAAAATTGGAGATATTTTTTCCTATTTCATCAATTAAAAGTTTTATACCAACATTATTTAAATATTCTCTACCTCTGGCGTGGTGGTTTATTATGGAGTATATGATTATAGATAGCTCTTGAAGGTTAAATTTATCTTTAAGATTTTCAAGGAATAATGGAGATAGATATTGGTGGGGTATTTTATCATCTTTTTCTTTGCTACATTTAACGGGTTTTAATTTTGGATTTGCAGGAAGTTTGCACTGAAAAAGTTTATTTAATTTTCCATAATCATGATACTCAATAGCTACTTTCAAAAGCTCTTTCTCTTTTTCTGTCAAAACTTCCGGATAATGATTAATAAAAATATTAAATTGTTTAAATAAATCATCTATATGCTCTCTTATAGTAGTTCCATCAGATTTAGCAAGATGTGTTTTTAAGTGGTTATTTAACAATTTTTCTACCTCTTTAAATATAACTGATTATATATTTACCATCAAAGATATTTGTATATTTTGCTCCGGTTTCTGCTCTCGTATAAATTAAATTAACAGGTTTATAATCAATTATCTTTTTATTTTCATCAACGATGGTATCAAGAGCCATACTAAAAATACTTCCTTCTTGACCTTGTGATTGCTCCCATTTTAAATAGATATTTGTTTCTTCCTCATAAATATCTTCATATTTATTAAATGGTAATTCTTCCAATCCTTCCTCAATAGTGATATCTATTATTAAATCCTCTTGTCTTCCAAGTCTGAAAATTTTCGGAGAGTATTTTATAGCTTTTATAATCTTTTCTTCAAATGGAGATTTTATATGAATAATCCATCTGCATTCGTGGAGTTTCTGGATTGGTATAATATCTCTTTCTGAAGAACCTTTACGAATTTTGATTAATCGCTCTTTTTCAATAGAAATACTTTTATAACTACCTTGGATAGAAAGTTTTGTATTTTCAAAATTTATACTTTCATAATCTGTTATTGCCCTTAAAAAACCATAAATTGTAGATGGTGGTGGGAGTAGGTAGCTTAGATAAGGATTTCCCACCGATGGAATTCTAAAATGTGCTGTTTCCTGATATATTTCAAGTCTTATCATTTTTAACTCTCTTTAAATATTTCTTCTATAAGCTCATTTATAACCTGATTATAATTCATAAAATCTGCTGTTTTTATTATTTTTTCTTCGGAATTTGCAAACCTTTCAAGCAGTTGTGATAGTTCCTCTGTATCCAAATAACCACCTTCGGATAATTTTTCTTTTAAAAACTTTTTAATAATCATAAAATATTTTGGTGCTATATAATCAAGAGAAAAAGCACTGAAAAATGGAGTTAAATTTCTTTCGGAGCCTTCTATTCTTTTAGCAAGCTCTCCCATTCCTTCCAGTAGCTGTTTAATTCTTTTTTTTCTTTCTTCTTTTTTTAGCATTATTTTTGTTATTTTCTTATTTTTATCATAATCTATTGTTTCAATAATATTAAGCCAGTTTTTAATTTTCTCTTCTGATAGCTCTTTATCAAGACCTAAAACTTTATATATTTTCTTTATTTTTTCTTCTAAGTTATCATTTTCGCTGATTTTTGTGTCTATGGTAGATATTTCCTGAACTCCAACTCTGTCAATTTCTATTCCAAAAGGCATAATATATATTCGGTAAAAATTTTCTTTATTTATAATGTTTGCTTCATTTTCTCCGTATAATTTGGAGATTGCCATATTTGTCATAAATTCCATATCTCCAAAATAATTATTAATTGATATTCCATTATCAACTAAAAAAGTTGCCGGTCTTTCATATTTTGGTTTTGCTATCATTGTTCCGGCAAAATCAAATTCTTCGCTGTCTATGATTGTTCCGGTTCTTTGGACAACCCCACCTTCTTTTGTAACAAAAGGAATAGACCAACCTTTATTTCCTTGCAATGCTGTCCATAAAGCTCTTTTGTAAGAAACCGGAGAAAAGAAAACTTTTATACCTTCCGGAGTGGATATTTTCTTAACTGTAGCTATATTACCTAACCCATCTCCTCTATTTACAACTCCTGTTTCAATAACAAAAACACCTGTAAGCTTCATCTTTTTTTACCTCCATTTACATAAGTTCTTCTTTATCCATCATTGGATAATGTTTTTTATTTAAAGCTCTTTCTCCTTTTCTCAAATTCCTTAAAAAATTTTCTACATCATCAGTTTGATAACTCCATATACCTGCCACTTCTTTTATAGCTTTTAAAAGAGTTTCCTTATTTTGGTCAATCTCTTTTCTTAGCTTTTCTCTAATAAGTTCTGAAATTGTTTTGCCCGTTTTCAAACTTTCTTCTTTTAAATATTTATAAATTTCTTCATCTAAATATATCTGCGTTCTCTTCATAACTAACACCTCAAGTATTTATATACATTACAAACTATTCTCTTTTACAGTTTTTTCATTTTCCTTCTCAACTTTCTCTTCCGGTTTTCTTGTCATTACTGAAAGAGCAATAGTTGTTGCAATATCTTTATAACTATCTTTTCTTATCATACTTAATAGATTGCTATCTATCGGGGCATCATAACTTATCATAACTCTTGTTAAAGTTTCCATAAACTGGTCAAATGTTCCCTTAGAAGCATCTAAGAAAGAATTAGCAAGCGAAATAATCTTATTATTGAAAGTATTCCAATTTATATCTCCATCTTCCGATAAAGATGAATAAACTCTTCCTCTTAAAAACTGTCCGTATTCCTTAAAGCTATCATACATATCCATACCCAAAGCCTCCTCTAAGATAAAATGCATTTTTAAAATATAAAGTAATACATCTATATAAAACCCTTTTACCGGTGGATTTTTGACATTTTTTTGTCTGAAATTTTCGGACATTAATGCAAATTTTAAAAATTTTTGAACCAATATTATTAATTTTTGATTATTCGCAATAGCATTTAATATTTCTTTTGAAAGATTTACAACCTC from Venenivibrio stagnispumantis includes:
- the cas7i gene encoding type I-B CRISPR-associated protein Cas7/Cst2/DevR, with the translated sequence MKLTGVFVIETGVVNRGDGLGNIATVKKISTPEGIKVFFSPVSYKRALWTALQGNKGWSIPFVTKEGGVVQRTGTIIDSEEFDFAGTMIAKPKYERPATFLVDNGISINNYFGDMEFMTNMAISKLYGENEANIINKENFYRIYIMPFGIEIDRVGVQEISTIDTKISENDNLEEKIKKIYKVLGLDKELSEEKIKNWLNIIETIDYDKNKKITKIMLKKEERKKRIKQLLEGMGELAKRIEGSERNLTPFFSAFSLDYIAPKYFMIIKKFLKEKLSEGGYLDTEELSQLLERFANSEEKIIKTADFMNYNQVINELIEEIFKES
- the cas5 gene encoding CRISPR-associated protein Cas5, which translates into the protein MIRLEIYQETAHFRIPSVGNPYLSYLLPPPSTIYGFLRAITDYESINFENTKLSIQGSYKSISIEKERLIKIRKGSSERDIIPIQKLHECRWIIHIKSPFEEKIIKAIKYSPKIFRLGRQEDLIIDITIEEGLEELPFNKYEDIYEEETNIYLKWEQSQGQEGSIFSMALDTIVDENKKIIDYKPVNLIYTRAETGAKYTNIFDGKYIISYI
- a CDS encoding ribbon-helix-helix domain-containing protein, whose translation is MKRTQIYLDEEIYKYLKEESLKTGKTISELIREKLRKEIDQNKETLLKAIKEVAGIWSYQTDDVENFLRNLRKGERALNKKHYPMMDKEELM